The Collibacillus ludicampi region ACGAGAATATCCAGTTTGCCAAACGTCTGAATAGTCTGATTGATAACCTGCTGGCAAATGTTCTCGTCACCCAGATCACCGGAAAACAGCAAGCAACGACGGCCAAGTGATTCGATCCTTCGTTTCGTTTCTTCGGCATCACTGTGCTCGTTTAGGTAGGCGATAACAATGTCTGCACCCTCTTGTGCGAACGCGTAGGCGACCGCGTGCCCGATCCCGCTGTCACCACCGGTGATGATTGCAACTTTGTTTTGTAGTTTGCTTGCAGCTGTATAGTTAGGGTTCTCAGAAAATGGACGAGGGTTCATTTCTGATTCGACGCCGGGTCTCTGATTTTGATGTTGCGGAGGAAAAGTAGTGGGCAGATTGAACAGAATGGAGTTGTTGATTGGCATGAAGAATCGACCCCTCTTTCAGTGAAATTTCGTTTGTTTATCTGGTACCCAAGTGGTGGAACTTTTATCACAAGCAACAGACTCAGTTGGATTGTCGAAAAAATATACGAGCGAGGTTCTTGCCACTAAGGCTGGAGCGTGCTATACTGTCCTCTAAATAAGGATTCAATTCCTTTGTAGGAGGACAGTAAGTTATGTGATTCTTCCTACGATATGTAGTACAAGTATTGTTATTTATGTTCCTTTTTTCTTTCAAGCTTGGCAAAGAATGTACATGCACTTTTCCCGGAAAATAATAAATCAAGAAATCTTAATCTTTCAATAAATCAGGAGGACATAAAGATGAAAACGTATGTAGAAGATATTGGGGAGAGAACCGATTCAGATGATCTTCATAATCATGGATCACAATATAAAATTTCTAATTTAGAAAACAAGAGGAATAGCTCGCTGAATGTACAAGAAAAGAGCAGCATCGAAAAAGGTCCTGTCCAAAAAAGAAAATGGCTCGTCTACCAATCTGATGGATCATTATTACACGAGAAGGAAGTCGATTGGGTCTGTTTTTCAAGGAGAGGAGACGAAGAGCTTATACTTAATGGATTTATTCCCGCCAACTTTTCCTTTCAAGGAGAACAAGATATCAAAGAAAATTTCCGGTTACGAATCTTCACACGCGTGAACTTTTCAAGGAACCCTTACATTGATTGCATGTATGTTGTGTATTCTACATATGCGGGTTCGTACATTTTGATCAAGGACGTTCCAACCCTCATCGATTTCTTTTATCGCCTGGAACACCTTACGGAGTTGATATTTCCGGAATCCTACGTGTTACGAATATAAAAATCTGAGCTGTCCAGAGGCGGATCCCCTGAATGATTGGGGTTCCGTCTATTCATTTTTACCACTTACCATGAACGAGACCCTCCGTGACCAACCGTTCTACTGTCGGAAGGTCTGCAGGTGCCCAGTTTAACGAAGAGAGTTTTTCTACTGGCAGCCATATCAATTTTTCGTGTTCGCTGGCGACAGGTTCCCCATGAACGATTTTGGCAAAATAGGTCTCAAGATGAACGACTGCGTCCGGGTAATGATAAATCGTCTCGGCGATATGATCGCCAACATCGATCTCACAGTGCAGTTCTTCTTTGATTTCTCGTTTCAGCGCGTCTTTCGGATCCTCGTTTGACTCGATTTTACCACCGGGAAATTCCCAGAAGGACGGTAGAGACATTTGCTCCGAACGTAACGCACACAAAATTTCGTTTTTTTCGTTAATGATCACTGCACCGACCACATCGATTCTTTTCGTCATGTTCGTTATGAACTCCCTTCTTTATATATGTCATTCTCATGAAAAATTTAGTCCTAGGTACGATCATATTCTTGTAGTCTGTATGCAAGTAATTTGACATAATTTTTGTAGATCCTTTTGATTAAAATTCACTCATAGATTGAATAAACCATGAGATGATGATAAGTGAGTGAAAACATGGGGTGCCAAAATCAAACAGGTTAAAAAGGAGCCATCATCATGAACTTTATGTCGCAAATGTTAGATTACTTTCGCTCACCTGCTATCAAAGAAAGTTTGTATAAAGCATTGGCGAATCAGGACTGTACATTGGAAAAGGATAAGCTGTTGCCGGAGATGGATGGATTTACAGCCGATTTGTATATTGAAACGGATGATGTCATCTATCTTGTAAAGACAGTCGAGAAATTCTCAATCGAGCCGTTATCTGGAGACGATGTGGAAGATCTTTGGCAGGCAAAAAAGCGGCTTGTACAACATGTGTACAAACAAGTGGTGCCTATCATGATTATCGGTCAAAACACCCAAGGTCATTCATTTATGGAAGCCGCGTATCGCCATCATGTGCTTGTCATACAAGGTCCGATTGAAGATTGTGCGAATCATCTGGAATTCATTCTGCAACACCAAGTGGTACCAACTTATCAGATGTCCATGCAAATACGAGATTCGGACATGCTCTTTTTTGCGATTTGATCATCTTAGGAAAGTCAAAATGGTGGAGCGCATTTTAACCATGATTTTGGCTTTTCGGATTTCAAAGAAGCTACCTTGAAAATGTGTAGTTTGGCGGGCGTATGCTTCGCGTTCGCGCTCCGTGGAGGTCGTCTCGCACGGAACAATGTTCAGATGTCGCGAGACGACCTCCAAAGTCGCTGTCTCACGCAAAGCATTACGCCCACCCAATGTCACTTTTCATCTTCTGATGGCGCCATCGCTTGCGGCATGGGGGACTACTTTGAAAATGAGTGCTTGGGTGGGTGTATCGCTTTGCGCTTGGGTTCGATGAAGGTCTTGCGCGCATATGCTTGGCGTTCATGCTCCGTGGAGGTCGTATCAGTGGGTATGTGCTTTGCGCTCATGCTCCGTGAAGGTCGTTTCAGCGGGGTATATTGCATTGCGCTTATGCTCCGTGAAGGTCGTCTCGCATGGAATCATAATCATATGTTGCGAGACGACCTTCAAAGTCGCTATTACGCGCAAAGCACATACCCCTTTCCAGACAAAGAGGTAACGAGACGACCTCCAAAGTCGCTGTCTCACGCAAAGCATTACGCCTACCCAAAGACACTTTTCATCCTCTGATGGGCCGCTTGCGGCATGGGTGGCTACTTCGATATCACGCAAAGACATCTGTAAGGCTTTAAAAAGACATTTTTATGAAAACCAAGAATAAGGGTGAGTATCCATACATGAAAAAAGATTCATCATTGGTTTTTGTTTACGGAACATTACGCCGTCATGAGACAAACTTTCACTTTTTGAAAAATGCGGAAAGGGTAGCCGCACAATGTTGGACATACGGCCAGTTGTTTAATACGGGAGAGGGATATCCCGCAATGATAGAAAGTATGACAGAACGGGTCTATGGCGAGCTTTATCGGGTAACCCCAAACGAATTAAAAGCCCTCGACCAACTCGAGGATTATTATGGGGAAGGCTGTCATAATCTTTATGACCGCATTCGCCAAACGGTTTACACGGATCGGGGGAAAGTGGAGGCTTTTGTTTACGTTTGGGCACAAGACAATAACTCGTTGAAAGAACATATTGTTTCAGGGGATTGGAAATGCTATCGGTTGTTTGGGAAACATGAACATCTCTTTTTCACGTATGGTTCCGTTATAAATAGCGAGAGATTAAAAGAAGATGATGTGGAACATTTGTTTCAGAGTGTCAATGGCAGAGGATTGCTGCATGGGTATTCATTAAGTTTTACGCAGCAATCATTTGACGGGGGAATGGATGATATCGTGGAGATCGGAGGATGTGTGGAAGGTAACGTGTACCTTCTCTCGCGGGAGGCTGTTGATTACTTGCGGGATCGGGAAGAAGTGAAACAAGGGATGTACCGGCCAACATTTGTCGATCTCGAAATGGATGGACAGATCGTCCCTGATGTGCTCACGTTCGTCGTAGTAAAGAAGGAAGTGTAAACAAGTTCCGCCGGCATATTTAGCCACAGATCTTTTGAGTAAGGTGATCTTTCTTCATGTAAAGTTTACAGGAGTCATGTCGATTCAAATCGAATCATATAGCTAATTCGAGAAAAAGAGAGAATCATAATAGAACGATACCATTGAATGAGTTATATGTAGATTTTTGTTTCGTATTGTTCAATGGACTGGATTGAGATGAGCCAAGTTACGTGATACTATTATTCACGTCGCCGCGATGCGGTGGTGATAATGAGTGAACATGAAACGGATGGATACTCAAGTGGTCGAAGAGGACGGTTTGCTAAACCGTTAGGAGGATGTAAATTCTCGCGAGGGTTCAAATCCCTCTCCATCCGCCAGTTCCTTGAAGTCAGCATCTGTAATCCAAGTGGGTTTTATAGAGATTGATGCGGACGCTTAGCTCAGCTGGGAGAGCACCTGCCTTACAAGCAGGGGGTCGGCGGTTCGATCCCGTCAGCGTCCACCATCATGCCAGCGTAGCTCAGCAGGTAGAGCAACTGACTTGTAATCAGTAGGTCGCAGGTTCGATTCCTGTCGCTGGCTCCACTTTCATATCGATTTCGATTACGTGTGGAACGTTGTTCCTGTGTGATATACTTGGTGGATGTGGCGAAGTGGCTAACGCACCGGATTGTGGCTCCGGCATTCGTGGGTTCGATTCCCATCATCCACCCCACGTTGGGGAGTCGCCAAGCGGTAAGGCAACGGACTTTGACTCCGTCATGCGTAGGTTCGATCCCTACCTCCCCAGCCAAGGATCTGATTCACTCAACTTGTTGATCGACAAGATAATCGAATATTTGCGGGTGTAGTTCAATGGTAGAACTCCAGCCTTCCAAGCTGGTAGCGTGGGTTCGATTCCCATCACCCGCTCCATATGGGCCTATAGCTCAGCTGGCTAGAGCGCACGACTGATAATCGTGAGGTCAGTGGTTCAAGTCCACTTAGGCCCACCAAAGAGGCACGCGAAAGCGTGTTTTTTTGTTTTTGTTGTAAACTTTCAATGATCCTTCCCATTCCGCTTTTACAATACCATCCGATCACCTGTTTAAATATGTGCGTGTAAACCACGCGATCATATCTCTCACCATTTCTTCCCGGTTGATTTGAGCATTCATGACTTTCGCCTTCAGAAAAGTGAGACGCAACATTCGCGCTGATTGTTGTTGATTCGATTATTTTGAAAAAATGAAATAAATTCATTGTTTTTTGTCTGTTCTATAACATAGGACATTGACAAAGAACAGATGAAAAAGATAATTAAAATAAGCGCGAAAAATGGAGGCGATTCAGATTGAAAACAGCGGATTTATGTGATCGGTACCCCAACGAATTGAACATATGCGAATTGTCTTTCCGTTCTTATGGGAAAAAAAGCTCGTTTTTTGGTCCCATCTCAACTGTCAAAGTGCAGGATGATAATGTTTTGGTTTTAGAAGCGATCGAAAGTGTACCAGCCGGTACAGTGCTTGTAGTGGATGGTGGCGGATCGAAGCGATGTGCCCTTCTGGGAGACCGATTGGCCTCAATCGCTGCCTCACGTCAATTGGCAGGCATCATTATAAACGGTTGTGTCCGTGATGTCAGTGAGTTATCTAAAATTGAGTGTGGAATTTTTGCTTTAGGGAGTATGCCTCTCAAGAGTAAAAAGGAAAGAAAAGGAGAGACCAATGTTGTTGTTCGTTTCGGTGGCATAGACTGGACACCTGGCCAGTATGTTTATGCGGATGAAGATGGTGTTGTTGTCTCCGCAAGAAAATTAGAAGTGTAAAACAAATCCATGGGGATCAACCGCTGTGAAGAACATCCGGTCATCGGTAGGGGTTGATCGGCTGTATCTTTAGAGTCCTTATGATTTCACGCTATCCCTCTGAAATAAACCGTGCAAAAATTCATCGTATAGGTTAATCTGACATTGAGCCATTTTCCATTCCTCTTTAGTAGATGGGGCGGCAACCATACTCCACCCAAGAGGAAGATAAATGGCTCAATTTTTCTAGATTCTGAACCGCATACTCTCTACCAAGCTGTTTATTATCTGAGTCGAATACAAAATAAGGGTGTGTTTGTATGCATCAATATTGGTTTTGGATTGGAAATTTCCCTGTACGTGCTTATAGCACGATCTTTGTCTTAGCATTTCTTCTCGGATTGGGAGTGACTTTGTATTTTGTAAGAGCCGATCAAAAGCAAGATTATATCCCGCATATATGGAATCTTGCACCCGGTTTGTTCATTGGCGGAATCATTGGTGCTCGTTTTTGGCAGGTGTTCTTCTTTGATTGGTCCTATTACTCTAAGAATTTGAGTGAAATCATCGCGATCTGGCATGGGGGGCTGTCAATACAAGGAGGTATAGTAGGAGCCTTTCTTGTCGGCACCTGGTATGTCTGGCGTCACAAGTTAGACTTTTGGGATATGGCAGATCTCGTGGCTCCGGGTATCTTACTTGGACAGAGTATTGGCCGTGATGCCAATTTGTTGAATGGTGACGCATTCGGAAGTCCCACACATCAGGGATTTGGCTTGTTGTATCCGACGAGCACATTGGCCTATCAAACATATGGCAATCAACCGTTATGGCCAGCCGAAGTCTGGGAGGGACAGGCCGATGTCATATTGTTTGCACTGATGTTGGTATTCAAGCAGCGTAAATGGCCAAAGGGATTTCTGTTTTTGTTTTATTTGATCGGTTATAACCTCATTCGTTTTGGACTGGAATGGTTACGAGGTGATTCCCCCCGGTTCCTATTCGGTTGGGATGCGGCCCAGTGGACTTCGATGCCGATTGTGGTGTTGGGAATCATCGTTGGGGTCATGTTGTTCGTACACGATCGAAAAAAGAGAGGCAACCCAAGCGCATGAAGTCCTGACTTTGGTAAATGGCATTCCAAAATAAAAAACTCCCCATTTCTTGACCAAAGTCTCCTCTCCTCTCAGAGAGATTGTCCAGAAAGTGGGGAGTTTTCCATTCGGCTTCATCTTTCTGTTGAATTTATCATATTTTAATGTTTTGTTGTGGCAAGTGAGTAATCGAGGACACGCGAATCGACAAGATGAGCGTGATCATAAGGAAGCACACGATCATGCTGACTACACCGTCCCATCCATAAGATGTCCAGAACATGCCACCGGCTGTTCCACCAATGCTCGAGCCGACATAGTAGAAGAACAGGTAGAGTGACGATGCTTGTGCTTTGTCATGGGTAGAGCGGCGCCCGACCCAACTGCTGGCAATTGAATGACCGCCAAAGAAGCCAAAGGTGAAGACAGCAATGCCAATGATTTTTAGCAGAAGGTTGATGTTCAGAGTCATGCACGCACCGATGAACATAATCAATAGCGTGACCCCAAGCACTTTGGGCCGCCCGTATTTGTCAGCCATGCGTCCCATCCAGGTCGAGCTGAACGTCCCTACGATATAGACAATGAAAATCCAGCCGACTAGCGTTTGACTGAGCGAATAGGGAGGGGCGATCAATAGATAGCCGATGTAATTGTATAATGCGACAAAACTGCCCATCAGAAAAAAGCCAATACCATACAAGCAAAGCAAACCGGGATCTTTAAGATGGCTGATCATCGATTTTATCAGTTTCCCTATTTCCAAAGAACGTGGGTGAAAGTTTTTCGAAGGTGGAAGCGAGAACCAAAATAAAAAGCTGGCTATGATACTTAACACACCAATGACACTGAGCGCGACACGCCAATTGAAGAGGTCGGCCAACATCCCGGTGATCAACCGACCACTCATCCCTCCGATTGAGTTACCGCTGATATACAGCCCCATGGCCACTCCCAAATGAGTAGGCTCGATCTCTTCCCCCAGATAAGCCATTGCAATGGCGGGTAAGCCCGCCAATACGATGCCTTGCAGGATTCGAACCCCAAGCAAAAAGTGAAAATCAGGGATGAATACGGTCAGTACACTCAGCACGGATGCTGCGAAAAGGGAAAATGTCATGATTGGTTTTCGGCCCCATACTTCTGACAAGGAGCCAACCAGTAGCATGCTGACAGCCAAGGCGAACGTTGTTACCGACAGTGAGAGGCTGGCGGCAGTGGGTGAGATATGAAACTCCCTGGAGAGCTCTGGCATGATCGGCTGTGTGCTGTACAAGATAGCAAACGTGTTGAGGCCACCGGCAAATAACGCAACATTGGCCTTGCGAAATGCCGGAGTCCCTTGTTGGATATAACTCATCGTGCTATCACTCCAAGGTTCATACTCCATACTATATTTTCCACAACGTGTGACTCCTTTCAAAATCTGCAAACATTCATAGTTATAGAGTTCAAGTGCTGAGTCGAACATATTTTGAAAACAGAATTCAGTTCGAACACAATTAATAGTACGCCTTGACTCGTTATAACGTCAAATTTATAATTTGCATCAATTTGATGCATGTGGATAATGAATGGACGTCACGATAAAAGAGGTGTTCGTTAATGGAATGGAATCAACTCCAATACTTTCAAACGGTAGCACAAATACAACACTTTACTCGGGCTGCAGAGATACTTTCGATCTCCCAACCTGCCCTAAGCCGTTCGATCGCAAGGTTAGAAGAGGAATTGGGGGTACCCTTATTTGAACGACAAGGACGGATGGTTTCTCTCAATCGTTATGGGGAAATATTCCTTAAGCGTGTGAACCGTGCCATACAGGAAATAAATGATGGACAACAAGAGATTCAAAATCTCATTCATCCTTCACACGGAAGTGTTTCCATCGGATTTATTCATACGCTAGGAACGAACCTGATACCAGATTTACTGGGTCTATTTCGTAAAAACTATCCGAATATAAACTTCCAGCTCTTCCAAAATGGGGCGAGCATGATTTTAGATCAGCTTGAAGCTGCAGAAATTGACTTTTGCCTCTGTTCGCCGACGCAAACAAGAGAAGGAGTCCGTTGGGTAAAATTATTTACCGAAGAACTTTTTGTCATCGTTCCTAACGATCACAGGCTTGCAAAACGAAGTAGTATTAAACTGAACGAAGTTGCCGAGGATCCATTTATTCTTGTAAAAAAGGGGTACGGTTTAAGAGAAATTACGGAGCAAATATGTAATGAGGCAGGATTTATCCCAAATGTAACATTTGAAGGCGAAGAAGTGGGCACCATTGCAGGATTGGTCGGGGCGAAATTGGGAGTTGCACTTATTCCTCATATCAAAGGATTAGATATGACAAAAATATCACTATTACGGGTGAGTCAACCTATATGTCAGAGGGTTATAGGTATCGCTTGGATAGAAGGTAGATACTTATCACCTGCAGCGAAACGGTTTAAGCAATTTGTCCTCGATCATTTTTGTCAATTCGAATGAGATCAATAAGTAAGGCTTGCTAGCCTCAGGTCAACATTTTTAAAATCACAGGTAAAACCAGAAAGGAGGAGAGCGTGGTCCAAAGGATACATTTGGATACGCATTGCGGGGCAGCGTTAAATTGTTCTGCCAGGATGATCGCATTGACAGCCGCGGGCATGGAAGCCAGGATCAAGAGGACGGAGAACAGCAGGCCTTTTACTGCGATCACGTTTAAAATCACGTACGCGAGCAGAGGGGCGGCGAGCAGTCGCACGAACAACCCCGCCCAGAATGCCCGCTGATACGTTTGCGGGAGTTTTACGCGTTTCACACTCATCATTTGCACGCCCAGAACGGACAAGACGACGGGAGAATAGGAATCGGAAAGCATCGTGAATCCCTTATCCACAGTATCCGGGAGATGGACATGCAACAGGCGCAAGAGAACGGCCAGGAGGGTCGCATATACGGAAGGCATCGCAAAAACGCTCTTGACTGCCTTTTTCACTGTGAAGTGTGAACGGGCGGCAAAGTAAACGCCAAGCGTGTTGACCAGAATCATCTGGATGATGACATATACGGCGGCGATATCCAGACCGCTTTTGCCGAAAGCGAGCATGACAAGCGGCAAACCGTAATTGACGCAGTTTGTGAATGTGGAAACCATCGTGAGGCCTGCCCGTTCTTCCATGGACAGAGAATAAAGTTTACATAAAATAGTAGAAATCAACCAAAGAGACAGCAAATTCACAAAGGAAAAAATCATGATCTCTGAAATATCGTGAAATGAGATTTTCGCTTTGAAAATCGACTCGAAAATCAACGCAGGGCTCAACACATACAACGCAAGCGTTGAAATGGGCTTCGTGTCAATCCCGCGAAACCGGTACAGTAAGGCGCCCCCGATCACGGGGAACAAAATGGGAAGAAACACATGATATATCGTGGATAGAAAAGCATGCCCCATGGTTTTTCCGGCCTCCTCCGACCCTATTAAGAAAAATCATAAAACATATTGAGGAAGCGCGCAATCGGAATGCGGGAAACGCTCGCTCGTACAGAAAGCCTTGAATGAAGAGCACAATGTTAGCGCCTTTCAGCGTGTAGACGAAGTACTGAAAATTCAAGGTTTACACGCATTTTTGTCGTATATCATACACAAGTGAGGAGGAAAAAGAATGAAATTTACCTTTCGATACGGAATTGATGCCCCCTTTTGGGTGATATTTCTCATTGTGTTAGGAGCAGGTGGGTTCATCGTCAGCATGACAGGATTACCCCAAAGTATAGGTGGTTTGGTATTTGGTTTGTACATGTTGGTCACTGGTCTTTGGATGTTCTTGTATTCGACTGTGATTAAAATAATGCACCGCCACGTGATCTTGAACCTTGCCCAAGCACATGCTGGCGACAAGGTATTGGACGTGGGAACTGGACGGGGGCTACTCGCTATTGCTGCCGCGAATATGGGGTGTAAGGTGACTGCAATCGATAAATGGTCTCAATGGGATCTTGCAGGAAACGGAAGAGATGCACTGCTGAAAAACGCAAGAGATGAGGGGGTTCCGCACATTGAGGTAGTAGACGGTGACGTACAGGAATTGCCGTTTGCGGATGAATGTTTTGACGTAGTTGTTTCGAATTTCGTTATCCATAATATCAAAAGCGCTGGGGGCAGAGCCCGAGCGATCCAGGAAATGTGGCGAGTCCTGCGTCCAAATGGTCATCTTGTTATCTCAGATATCAGTCGAACGCAGGAATATGTTCAGATATTATCCGGGTTGACTGATCATATCACAACGGAGCGGTTTTTTTACACGTTCCCCTTTTCTCGGGTCGTAGTGGCACAAAAAAGGAAACTTGGTTAGGAAAATAAGGTTTGTATTCTGACTATCGGTTGTCGAAACAACAAAAATTGATTTGCGTGAACGTGATCATTTGGGTCTCTTCAGAGAGAAAGGAGGCAGGGAAATGCACTTGGCAAACAGTTCTGAGTTAGCGTTTATCATTTTACAAATCATAATCGTGTTGTTTCTTATGATTCACGATTGGGTTCCGATGGGGACTTTGAATGACGTCAAGGGAGTTCTTAGCCAAAACACGGTCAAGCAAAATCTCATCATCACACTGATCAATACCATTCCGTTTGCGGTTGGCTTGATCATTTCTCTTGTTTATGCAGGGAAGCCATACCCCTTGTTTGTAAAAATGTACTTAGTCCTTGCTTATGGTACTGTTTATTGGTGAACTCAAAGCCTCGTGGATTCCTTACCTCTTCGTGACGGATCCGCAACGTATCAGAAGATATGAAGCCATGTTTGGCAAAACCCATTCCTTTTTGCCCAAGCGCAACGGGATCGTTCCAAACACCGCCCATACTCTGCTGCACATTTGTACACTCATTGTTCTGATTCTGGCAATTCAAATTTCGTTGAGATAATAACACATCTTGTTTTACCCGGGAAAACAGGGGAACATTTAAAAAAATATAGATTTACTCGAAAGGAAAACAGGTAAAATTCCTCGGTTGGATGCCGGGGATTTTTTTAATACTTTCATTCTGTAACAGAATGAATATTTTATTTGAATTTATGTGAAATGTTTATTATCATTGTATGTAAAAATAATTCACAAATTAGTGACGGGAGGAGTCTTGAAGAAATATGATGCATTTTGGAAGGGGAACGATCAACAGAATACGGTTGCCATTCACTGATTACATGATCCATTTGGGATCCGTTTATTATTCGGCTTGAATTTGTATCGGGGGAGGGTATAAAGAAATGAAACTTTTGTTTCTGCCTGTTATCACTTTAATGAATCGCTTGAAATACATACAGAAATTTTTATTAATTGGTACAATTATGGTCATACCGATCGCTATTTTAATCTATTTTTTAAATTCCGAAGTGAATCAGGGGATCGATTTTGCGACGAAAGAGCGACAGGGGATTTCCTATCTTACCCCCGTTAAAAACTTGACGAAAGATATACAAGAACATCGAGCGTTGGCAAATATGTATGCCAATGGAGATTCGACAGCGAAAGAAAAAATGATAACGCGAGAAACAAAGATCGAAGAAGATATAAAAGAAATAGATCACGTGAATCAAAAATTAGGCACTTCTTTAAAAGCTTCTGAAAAATGGAATGAACTGAAATCAAAATGGACGGATCTAAAAGGGGAAGTATTTCACATACAAGCTAAAGAAAGTTTAGATATGCATACCGCATTAATTGCAGATATTTTAGATTTCAATAATTATATAGGGGATACTTCAAATCTAATATTAGACCCTGATATTGACAGTTATTATTTAATGGATGCGATTGTTATCCAAATTCCTCATCTTACGGAAAAAATAGAACAAGCGTCATTTCTAAGTAATGAT contains the following coding sequences:
- a CDS encoding (deoxy)nucleoside triphosphate pyrophosphohydrolase; translated protein: MTKRIDVVGAVIINEKNEILCALRSEQMSLPSFWEFPGGKIESNEDPKDALKREIKEELHCEIDVGDHIAETIYHYPDAVVHLETYFAKIVHGEPVASEHEKLIWLPVEKLSSLNWAPADLPTVERLVTEGLVHGKW
- a CDS encoding gamma-glutamylcyclotransferase is translated as MKKDSSLVFVYGTLRRHETNFHFLKNAERVAAQCWTYGQLFNTGEGYPAMIESMTERVYGELYRVTPNELKALDQLEDYYGEGCHNLYDRIRQTVYTDRGKVEAFVYVWAQDNNSLKEHIVSGDWKCYRLFGKHEHLFFTYGSVINSERLKEDDVEHLFQSVNGRGLLHGYSLSFTQQSFDGGMDDIVEIGGCVEGNVYLLSREAVDYLRDREEVKQGMYRPTFVDLEMDGQIVPDVLTFVVVKKEV
- the rraA gene encoding ribonuclease E activity regulator RraA, which gives rise to MKTADLCDRYPNELNICELSFRSYGKKSSFFGPISTVKVQDDNVLVLEAIESVPAGTVLVVDGGGSKRCALLGDRLASIAASRQLAGIIINGCVRDVSELSKIECGIFALGSMPLKSKKERKGETNVVVRFGGIDWTPGQYVYADEDGVVVSARKLEV
- the lgt gene encoding prolipoprotein diacylglyceryl transferase, which produces MHQYWFWIGNFPVRAYSTIFVLAFLLGLGVTLYFVRADQKQDYIPHIWNLAPGLFIGGIIGARFWQVFFFDWSYYSKNLSEIIAIWHGGLSIQGGIVGAFLVGTWYVWRHKLDFWDMADLVAPGILLGQSIGRDANLLNGDAFGSPTHQGFGLLYPTSTLAYQTYGNQPLWPAEVWEGQADVILFALMLVFKQRKWPKGFLFLFYLIGYNLIRFGLEWLRGDSPRFLFGWDAAQWTSMPIVVLGIIVGVMLFVHDRKKRGNPSA
- a CDS encoding MFS transporter — protein: MSYIQQGTPAFRKANVALFAGGLNTFAILYSTQPIMPELSREFHISPTAASLSLSVTTFALAVSMLLVGSLSEVWGRKPIMTFSLFAASVLSVLTVFIPDFHFLLGVRILQGIVLAGLPAIAMAYLGEEIEPTHLGVAMGLYISGNSIGGMSGRLITGMLADLFNWRVALSVIGVLSIIASFLFWFSLPPSKNFHPRSLEIGKLIKSMISHLKDPGLLCLYGIGFFLMGSFVALYNYIGYLLIAPPYSLSQTLVGWIFIVYIVGTFSSTWMGRMADKYGRPKVLGVTLLIMFIGACMTLNINLLLKIIGIAVFTFGFFGGHSIASSWVGRRSTHDKAQASSLYLFFYYVGSSIGGTAGGMFWTSYGWDGVVSMIVCFLMITLILSIRVSSITHLPQQNIKI
- a CDS encoding LysR family transcriptional regulator; amino-acid sequence: MEWNQLQYFQTVAQIQHFTRAAEILSISQPALSRSIARLEEELGVPLFERQGRMVSLNRYGEIFLKRVNRAIQEINDGQQEIQNLIHPSHGSVSIGFIHTLGTNLIPDLLGLFRKNYPNINFQLFQNGASMILDQLEAAEIDFCLCSPTQTREGVRWVKLFTEELFVIVPNDHRLAKRSSIKLNEVAEDPFILVKKGYGLREITEQICNEAGFIPNVTFEGEEVGTIAGLVGAKLGVALIPHIKGLDMTKISLLRVSQPICQRVIGIAWIEGRYLSPAAKRFKQFVLDHFCQFE
- a CDS encoding AEC family transporter, which encodes MGHAFLSTIYHVFLPILFPVIGGALLYRFRGIDTKPISTLALYVLSPALIFESIFKAKISFHDISEIMIFSFVNLLSLWLISTILCKLYSLSMEERAGLTMVSTFTNCVNYGLPLVMLAFGKSGLDIAAVYVIIQMILVNTLGVYFAARSHFTVKKAVKSVFAMPSVYATLLAVLLRLLHVHLPDTVDKGFTMLSDSYSPVVLSVLGVQMMSVKRVKLPQTYQRAFWAGLFVRLLAAPLLAYVILNVIAVKGLLFSVLLILASMPAAVNAIILAEQFNAAPQCVSKCILWTTLSSFLVLPVILKMLT
- a CDS encoding class I SAM-dependent methyltransferase, whose protein sequence is MKFTFRYGIDAPFWVIFLIVLGAGGFIVSMTGLPQSIGGLVFGLYMLVTGLWMFLYSTVIKIMHRHVILNLAQAHAGDKVLDVGTGRGLLAIAAANMGCKVTAIDKWSQWDLAGNGRDALLKNARDEGVPHIEVVDGDVQELPFADECFDVVVSNFVIHNIKSAGGRARAIQEMWRVLRPNGHLVISDISRTQEYVQILSGLTDHITTERFFYTFPFSRVVVAQKRKLG